From Triticum urartu cultivar G1812 chromosome 2, Tu2.1, whole genome shotgun sequence, a single genomic window includes:
- the LOC125539401 gene encoding 14 kDa proline-rich protein DC2.15-like: MAGKASIALFLAVNLVVFSVASACGGNCPTPSTSTPTPAAFGRCPRDAVKIGLCVNALNLVKAELGAPPTLPCCPLVKGLVDLEAALCLCTVLKANVLNIVKLNLPIDLSVILNDCGKKVPTGFQC, encoded by the coding sequence ATGGCAGGCAAGGCATCCATCGCGCTGTTCCTCGCCGTGAACCTGGTCGTGTTCTCCGTGGCCAGCGCGTGCGGTGGAAACTGCCCGACCCCATCGACGTCCACACCGACCCCGGCCGCGTTCGGTAGGTGCCCACGCGACGCGGTGAAGATAGGCCTGTGCGTCAACGCGCTGAACCTGGTCAAGGCCGAGCTGGGCGCGCCGCCTACGCTGCCCTGCTGCCCGCTGGTGAAGGGGCTCGTCGACCTGGAGGCGGCCCTGTGCCTCTGCACGGTGCTTAAGGCCAACGTCCTCAACATCGTCAAGCTCAACCTCCCCATCGACCTCAGCGTCATCCTCAACGACTGCGGCAAGAAAGTGCCCACCGGATTCCAGTGCTAA
- the LOC125539400 gene encoding putative glycine-rich cell wall structural protein 1: protein MAKKVQVIATLLTLNLLFFTFANATGRPCPPGGGSGGGGSGGGGGGGGTGGGGGGNCGGGNCGGGGNGGGGNGGGGNCGGGNCGGGGNGGGGNGGGGNGGGGNGGGGNGGGGNGGGGNGGGGNGGGGNGGGGNGGGGNGGGGNGGGGNSTQCPLDALKLGVCANVLGLLNLTLGSPPVQPCCSLIQGLADLEAALCLCTTLNLNLLGINLTLPIALSLVLNNCGKNVPSGFQCPN from the coding sequence ATGGCGAAGAAAGTGCAGGTGATCGCTACGCTCCTGACCCTGAACCTTCTCTTCTTCACCTTCGCCAACGCCACTGGCCGTCCCTGCCCTCCTGGCGGGGGCAGCGGCGGGGGAGGGAGCGGTGGCGGTGGGGGAGGAGGGGGGACCGGTGGCGGGGGAGGCGGCAATTGTGGTGGCGGGAACTGTGGTGGGGGAGGAAACGGTGGCGGCGGAAACGGTGGTGGCGGGAACTGTGGAGGAGGGAACTGTGGTGGAGGCGGAAACGGTGGTGGTGGCAATGGTGGAGGCGGAAACGGTGGCGGCGGGAACGGTGGCGGTGGGAACGGTGGGGGCGGGAACGGTGGCGGTGGGAATGGTGGCGGCGGAAACGGTGGCGGTGGGAATGGTGGCGGCGGAAACGGTGGCGGTGGCAATGGTGGCGGCGGCAACGGTGGGGGCGGAAACAGCACCCAGTGCCCTCTGGACGCGCTGAAGCTGGGGGTGTGCGCGAACGTGCTCGGGCTGCTGAACCTTACCCTGGGGAGCCCGCCGGTGCAGCCGTGCTGCTCGCTGATCCAGGGGCTGGCGGACCTGGAGGCGGCGCTGTGCCTCTGCACGACGCTGAACCTCAACCTTCTGGGCATCAACCTGACCTTGCCCATCGCCCTCAGCCTCGTCCTCAACAACTGCGGCAAGAACGTCCCCTCCGGCTTCCAGTGCCCAAACTGA